In Terriglobales bacterium, a single genomic region encodes these proteins:
- a CDS encoding M20/M25/M40 family metallo-hydrolase, with amino-acid sequence MDLFALTRQLVDIESVTGNEAAVGEFLDRTLSLLDYEVHRTPVEEKRFNIYAVPRGSPHPLVVFSTHTDVVPPWVPSSEDEHNIYGRGSCDAKGIIAAQIGAAERLRTENFPIGLLFVVGEERNSVGAIVANEKAHELHGGSCKFLINGEPTDNKIAIASKGGLRVEVIAHGKLAHSAYPHLGDSAIEKLLTALEGLRRIPLPQNPEVGPCTMNIGVIEGGHAPNVIADNARAQLLYRLVGPSEELRRQIIAAAGDQVQVEFPLEIPFLKFRSLDGIPTMIAAFTTDIPALTNWGEPVLLGPGSIHVAHTEREFVAKQDLLDAVELYCAVVKKLL; translated from the coding sequence GTGGACCTGTTCGCTCTAACCCGTCAACTGGTTGATATTGAATCCGTCACCGGCAACGAAGCCGCGGTCGGCGAGTTCCTTGACCGTACATTGAGCCTGCTCGACTACGAAGTCCATCGGACTCCGGTCGAAGAGAAGCGCTTCAATATTTACGCCGTACCGCGTGGAAGCCCTCATCCGCTGGTGGTGTTTTCCACCCATACGGACGTGGTCCCGCCATGGGTGCCCTCTTCGGAAGACGAACACAACATCTACGGCCGCGGCTCGTGCGACGCGAAGGGGATCATCGCCGCGCAGATCGGCGCCGCCGAGCGCCTGCGTACAGAGAACTTTCCCATTGGCCTGCTCTTTGTCGTAGGCGAAGAGCGCAACAGCGTGGGAGCAATCGTCGCCAATGAAAAAGCCCACGAACTGCATGGCGGAAGCTGCAAATTCCTGATCAACGGCGAACCCACGGACAACAAGATCGCTATCGCATCCAAAGGCGGACTGCGCGTAGAGGTGATCGCGCACGGCAAACTGGCGCACTCGGCCTATCCGCACCTGGGCGACTCGGCCATTGAGAAACTCTTGACTGCGCTCGAAGGCCTGCGCCGCATACCGCTTCCCCAGAACCCGGAAGTCGGTCCGTGCACCATGAACATCGGCGTCATCGAAGGAGGCCACGCGCCCAACGTGATCGCCGATAACGCCCGCGCACAATTGCTCTATCGCCTGGTGGGGCCGTCGGAGGAATTGAGACGGCAAATCATTGCTGCGGCAGGAGACCAGGTGCAGGTCGAGTTTCCATTAGAGATTCCCTTTTTGAAATTCAGAAGCCTGGATGGCATTCCAACCATGATCGCCGCCTTCACCACCGATATCCCAGCGCTGACCAATTGGGGCGAGCCGGTGCTGCTGGGGCCGGGATCAATCCACGTGGCGCATACCGAGCGCGAGTTCGTCGCCAAGCAGGATTTACTCGATGCGGTGGAACTGTACTGTGCGGTGGTGAAGAAACTGCTTTAA
- the uvrB gene encoding excinuclease ABC subunit UvrB: MDFKLQSDYKPQGDQGPAIEQLTRGLIDAEKHQVLLGVTGSGKTYTMAKIIEQLRRPAVVIAHNKTLAAQLYHEFKNFFPQNAVEYFVSYYDYYQPEAYIPAGDVYIEKEATVNEELNKLRLSSTRSLFERRDCIIVASVSCIYGLGSPEAYYGMMLFLEKGQKIKREDILRKLVEILYERSEGDFRRGTFRVRGDVIEVQPPYDDMAYRIELFGDEVESLSQIDPLFGTVKQKYARLPIYPKTHYVLKPESKHKAIASIKEELAWWEKELEKQGRLVEAQRIHQRVRFDLEMIQAMGYCHGIENYSRHFTGRMPGEAPPTLLDYVPRDYLLFIDESHQTVPQLHAMWHGDRSRKQVLIEYGFRMPSALDNRPLSFEEFEHRVNQAVYVSATPGPYELTKSAGVVVEQIIRPTGLVDPEVEIRPVKGQIDDLLHEIRERANRHERVLVGTLTKRMAEDLAEYYSEVGVRCRYMHSEIETLERVKILRDLRKGEYDVLIGINLLREGLDLPEVSLVAILDADKEGFLRSSGSLIQTMGRCARNLNGRAILYADRITDSMKKAMDETDRRRALQRAYNQEHGITPESIVRSLDMTLAKIVQADYTDFVDAADGIPDFKSQEELDAHVAKLESDMREAAKRFEFEKAAKLRDTIKDLRTKEFLFT; the protein is encoded by the coding sequence ATGGATTTCAAACTACAAAGCGACTACAAACCCCAGGGCGACCAGGGACCAGCCATCGAGCAGCTCACGCGCGGCCTCATTGACGCGGAAAAGCACCAGGTGCTGCTGGGCGTGACCGGCTCGGGCAAGACCTACACCATGGCCAAGATCATCGAGCAGTTGCGGCGGCCGGCCGTGGTGATCGCGCATAACAAGACCCTGGCGGCGCAGCTTTATCACGAATTCAAGAACTTTTTTCCGCAGAACGCGGTGGAATATTTCGTCTCGTACTACGACTACTACCAGCCTGAGGCCTATATCCCCGCCGGCGATGTGTATATCGAAAAAGAGGCGACGGTCAACGAAGAATTGAATAAGCTCCGCCTCTCTTCCACCCGATCGCTCTTTGAGCGGCGCGATTGCATCATTGTGGCCTCGGTAAGCTGCATCTACGGTTTGGGTTCGCCTGAGGCTTACTACGGCATGATGCTCTTCCTGGAAAAAGGACAGAAGATCAAGCGCGAAGACATTCTGCGCAAGCTGGTGGAAATTCTCTACGAGCGCAGTGAAGGAGATTTCCGCCGGGGAACGTTTCGCGTGCGCGGCGACGTGATCGAGGTGCAGCCTCCGTATGACGACATGGCCTACCGCATCGAGCTGTTCGGCGACGAAGTGGAATCACTCTCGCAGATTGATCCGCTCTTCGGCACCGTGAAGCAGAAGTATGCGCGGCTGCCCATTTATCCCAAGACCCACTATGTCTTGAAGCCGGAGAGCAAACATAAGGCGATAGCTTCTATTAAAGAAGAGCTGGCCTGGTGGGAAAAAGAGCTGGAAAAGCAAGGACGGCTGGTGGAAGCCCAGCGCATACACCAGCGCGTGCGCTTTGATCTGGAGATGATCCAGGCCATGGGCTACTGCCACGGCATTGAGAATTACTCGCGCCACTTCACCGGACGCATGCCCGGCGAAGCCCCACCCACCTTGCTGGATTACGTCCCGCGCGATTACCTGCTCTTCATTGACGAATCGCACCAGACCGTTCCCCAGCTTCACGCCATGTGGCACGGCGACCGTTCGCGCAAGCAGGTGCTCATTGAATACGGCTTCCGCATGCCTTCGGCGCTGGATAACCGTCCGCTTTCGTTTGAAGAGTTCGAGCATCGCGTGAACCAGGCGGTCTATGTCTCGGCGACGCCGGGACCGTATGAGCTCACGAAATCCGCCGGGGTAGTGGTGGAGCAGATTATCCGCCCCACGGGCTTGGTTGATCCTGAGGTCGAGATCCGCCCGGTCAAGGGACAAATTGACGACCTGCTGCATGAGATCCGCGAGCGCGCCAACCGTCATGAGCGCGTGCTGGTGGGAACGCTCACCAAGCGCATGGCCGAAGACCTGGCGGAATACTACAGCGAGGTCGGCGTGCGCTGCCGCTACATGCACTCGGAGATCGAGACCCTGGAGCGCGTCAAGATTTTGCGCGACCTGCGCAAGGGTGAATATGACGTATTGATCGGCATCAACCTGCTGCGCGAAGGCCTGGACCTGCCCGAGGTCTCCCTCGTCGCCATTCTCGATGCCGATAAAGAGGGCTTCCTGCGCTCCTCGGGTTCGCTGATTCAAACCATGGGCCGCTGCGCACGCAACCTCAACGGAAGAGCGATTCTCTACGCCGACAGAATCACTGATTCCATGAAGAAAGCCATGGATGAAACCGACCGGCGCCGCGCCCTGCAAAGAGCTTACAACCAGGAGCACGGCATTACCCCGGAGAGCATTGTCCGGTCTTTGGATATGACGCTGGCCAAGATTGTGCAGGCCGACTATACGGACTTCGTCGATGCTGCCGATGGAATCCCGGACTTCAAATCGCAGGAAGAGCTGGATGCCCACGTCGCCAAACTCGAGAGCGATATGCGCGAAGCCGCCAAACGCTTCGAGTTCGAAAAGGCGGCGAAGCTGCGCGATACGATCAAGGATTTGCGGACGAAGGAGTTTCTGTTCACATGA
- a CDS encoding 5'-3' exonuclease H3TH domain-containing protein — MDVHLVDGTYELFRHFFAVPSAKDANGKEVGAVRGVLNSVWSMIERGATHIGVATDKVVESFRNDLYPGYKTSEGVAPELLSQFPILEEALEAMGVVVWPMVYYEADDALASAAAKAAKDRSVKQVFICTPDKDLSQCVVGTRVVQLDRRREILRDEAGVVAKFGVKPQSIPDYLAVVGDSADGFPGVPGWGLKAASLTLSRYPHLEDIPKEWREWHPSIKKARTLSESLFNAWNDALLFRTLATLRLDVPVFDTVEDLGWKGPRPNFEEYCRRMKSPALLGRVTSAKSK, encoded by the coding sequence ATGGATGTGCACTTGGTTGATGGGACGTATGAATTGTTCCGGCACTTTTTCGCTGTGCCCTCTGCGAAAGATGCGAACGGCAAGGAAGTCGGCGCAGTACGTGGTGTGCTGAATTCCGTTTGGTCCATGATCGAACGCGGTGCAACCCATATTGGGGTGGCAACCGATAAGGTCGTGGAGTCGTTTCGCAACGATCTGTATCCGGGATACAAGACCAGCGAAGGTGTGGCTCCGGAGTTGCTCTCGCAGTTTCCCATTCTGGAAGAAGCGCTCGAAGCCATGGGAGTGGTGGTGTGGCCCATGGTCTACTATGAGGCCGATGACGCGCTCGCTTCCGCCGCCGCCAAAGCAGCCAAAGATCGCAGTGTGAAGCAGGTGTTCATTTGTACGCCGGATAAAGACCTCAGTCAGTGTGTTGTGGGCACACGAGTCGTTCAACTGGACCGCAGGCGCGAAATCTTGCGCGATGAAGCCGGCGTTGTGGCCAAGTTCGGGGTGAAGCCGCAATCCATTCCGGATTACCTGGCGGTGGTCGGCGACAGTGCAGATGGCTTCCCAGGTGTGCCAGGATGGGGCCTGAAAGCTGCATCTCTTACCTTGTCCCGATACCCCCACCTTGAAGATATTCCGAAGGAATGGCGGGAGTGGCACCCCTCGATCAAGAAGGCGCGCACGCTCTCGGAATCGCTATTCAACGCATGGAACGACGCTCTGTTGTTTCGCACCCTCGCAACCCTGCGCCTGGATGTTCCCGTTTTTGATACGGTCGAGGACCTTGGCTGGAAGGGACCGCGCCCGAACTTTGAGGAATACTGCCGGCGAATGAAGTCACCTGCTCTGCTTGGCCGCGTTACGTCGGCAAAATCAAAGTAG
- a CDS encoding metalloregulator ArsR/SmtB family transcription factor yields MEQMTPDRLDATFAALADPTRRAILARLASGEASVMELAEPFAMSQPAISKHLKVLERAGLISRGRDAQRRPRRLEAKPLAEATDWLERYRQVLESNFQRLDALLGQMKFEEKKGGRTKRHGKIPIARRKHQ; encoded by the coding sequence ATGGAACAAATGACCCCTGATCGCCTTGACGCAACGTTCGCAGCGCTGGCTGATCCCACGCGGCGGGCGATCCTGGCCCGGCTGGCCTCGGGTGAGGCGTCGGTAATGGAGCTGGCTGAGCCGTTCGCGATGAGCCAGCCCGCGATCTCCAAGCACCTTAAAGTTCTGGAGCGCGCCGGCCTGATTTCGCGCGGCCGCGACGCGCAGCGCCGGCCGCGCCGGCTCGAAGCCAAGCCGCTCGCGGAGGCCACCGACTGGCTGGAGCGCTACCGGCAGGTTTTGGAGAGCAACTTCCAGCGCCTCGATGCCCTGCTCGGCCAGATGAAGTTCGAAGAGAAAAAAGGTGGACGCACGAAGCGTCACGGGAAAATACCAATCGCCAGGAGAAAACACCAATGA
- a CDS encoding SRPBCC family protein gives MSSGTLKVTTRGDREIVMTRVLDAPRRMVFDAFTKPELVKRWLLGPPGWSMPVCEIDLRVGGSYRYVWRHVNGNEMGMGGVYREIVAPERIVATEKFDEAWYPGEAVGTLLLVEQGGKTTITQTVLYESRETRDGVLKSPMESGVAASYDKLAEMLAVN, from the coding sequence ATGAGCAGTGGAACTTTGAAAGTAACAACGCGTGGCGACCGGGAGATCGTGATGACACGCGTCCTCGACGCGCCGCGCCGCATGGTCTTCGACGCTTTCACCAAGCCCGAACTGGTCAAACGCTGGTTACTCGGGCCGCCGGGCTGGTCAATGCCGGTCTGCGAAATAGATCTGAGAGTCGGCGGCAGCTACCGCTACGTGTGGCGCCACGTCAACGGAAATGAAATGGGGATGGGCGGCGTCTACCGCGAAATTGTGGCGCCGGAGCGGATTGTCGCCACCGAGAAGTTCGACGAGGCCTGGTATCCGGGCGAGGCTGTAGGCACGCTCCTCCTGGTTGAGCAGGGCGGAAAGACCACAATCACGCAGACGGTGCTCTACGAGTCGCGCGAGACACGCGACGGCGTTCTCAAGTCCCCCATGGAGAGTGGCGTAGCTGCGAGCTACGACAAGCTCGCTGAGATGTTGGCGGTAAATTAA
- a CDS encoding VOC family protein, protein MQKITPFLWFDGKAEEAMNFYVSVFKNSKVVRVSRYGEGGPGPKGTVMSATFQLDGQDFFALNGGPQFTFTPAISFFVNCETQQEVDELWEKLSEGGKKERCGWLKDKYGLSWQIIPSALGKMLQDKDAEKSKRVMKAMLQMDKIDIKALKQAYEQQ, encoded by the coding sequence ATGCAAAAAATCACTCCGTTCTTGTGGTTCGACGGCAAAGCCGAAGAGGCGATGAATTTCTATGTTTCTGTCTTCAAGAATTCGAAGGTTGTGCGCGTTAGTCGATATGGAGAAGGAGGACCAGGACCGAAGGGGACGGTCATGTCGGCGACATTCCAACTCGATGGACAAGACTTTTTCGCACTCAACGGCGGCCCGCAATTCACCTTCACGCCGGCCATATCCTTTTTCGTGAACTGTGAGACGCAGCAAGAAGTAGACGAGCTGTGGGAGAAGCTTTCTGAAGGCGGGAAAAAAGAAAGATGCGGCTGGCTCAAGGACAAATATGGTCTGTCGTGGCAGATCATTCCCTCGGCTTTAGGCAAAATGTTGCAAGACAAAGATGCTGAGAAATCAAAAAGGGTCATGAAGGCAATGCTTCAAATGGACAAAATTGACATAAAAGCTCTAAAGCAAGCGTATGAGCAACAATAG
- a CDS encoding HEAT repeat domain-containing protein — MKPFQCRAASCAALLLCVLFTSALVLGQSAPGEITGHKLPPPGEPVQGTTSKMSEVEYDIVNGLETQKQAEMLLQFAISHHRGATNEIKRRAPQWVGKIQYTDSLNTLLEVALNGDDLRVRAASCEIELAAFGIHKSEEEAEKLIHAVENNASKELTAITELGLLANRGVEPERIHNELRAWMRSEDEQVRYTAVSAISFIGTDDTVPDLVNAFHHDSSDYVRVQGGGCGLAHCGMLTRAQRMLAVPGLIEMVEDKQLDEDTRPYGYRALREITDQELGDDPVKWKDWYAAHGGETTERFRRFQTESEAQP, encoded by the coding sequence ATGAAACCATTCCAATGCAGGGCAGCATCGTGCGCGGCACTCTTATTGTGCGTTCTCTTTACATCGGCCCTCGTGCTTGGGCAGAGCGCGCCGGGAGAAATCACCGGACACAAGCTCCCTCCGCCGGGAGAGCCAGTCCAGGGCACTACATCCAAAATGTCTGAAGTAGAGTACGACATCGTAAACGGCCTCGAAACCCAGAAGCAGGCCGAGATGCTGCTGCAATTTGCCATCTCCCATCATCGTGGCGCCACCAACGAGATTAAGCGGCGCGCGCCCCAGTGGGTGGGCAAAATCCAATACACCGATTCCCTGAACACTTTGCTTGAAGTGGCGCTCAACGGAGACGATCTGCGCGTGCGGGCCGCTTCCTGCGAAATTGAACTCGCTGCCTTCGGCATTCACAAAAGCGAGGAAGAAGCCGAAAAATTGATTCACGCAGTCGAGAACAATGCTTCCAAGGAGTTGACAGCCATCACCGAACTTGGGCTGTTGGCCAACCGTGGCGTTGAGCCTGAGCGAATCCACAACGAACTGCGGGCATGGATGCGCTCCGAGGATGAGCAAGTCCGCTATACCGCAGTTTCAGCAATTTCATTTATCGGTACAGACGACACCGTGCCTGATCTGGTGAATGCCTTCCATCATGATTCTTCGGACTATGTGCGCGTCCAGGGCGGCGGATGCGGTTTGGCCCACTGCGGAATGCTGACTCGTGCTCAACGAATGTTGGCGGTTCCCGGTTTGATTGAAATGGTGGAAGACAAGCAGCTCGATGAAGACACCCGTCCCTACGGTTATCGCGCGCTCCGCGAGATTACAGACCAGGAGCTGGGCGATGATCCAGTAAAATGGAAAGATTGGTACGCCGCGCATGGCGGTGAAACCACGGAGCGTTTCCGCCGCTTCCAGACCGAATCCGAAGCCCAGCCATAA
- a CDS encoding response regulator, translating into MKKTPPHRLAPSAETFLHNASKHLQFLREYSGLLLDPYPMPEDIERLFVSAQTLRESAASSGFPLFSEIAGKLAHIFQYAMNTTLGADATAPIVEFISEAGALLESDLLMINTNGVETTEDINAFRKKYPFAFKQQGPAVASKTGKAVPSAAGAALWQGVAEEPIISAAPQAEIQIADLPPDGEISQEVLEFFIPEAEEHLQVVTECLLSLEANPHANEDIHRLFRAIHTVKGAAAQVGWRRIARVAHRAEDLVGRLRDGLLPPSAEIVDICLESVDVLKKILYKQWPDETTLQLSVKLLLIRIASLAPEEAPEQAAETEAKSKAAEPGKKSASAKKSAAASVEPAPTQPPQPFARIEMKRPRTEKNLAAKEEIRILPAARLDEPIALPLSKSVRISLERLDQMLNAVGELVINRTRMRGRMAELARLADALNFTRERISEKISEFQEKYEFGKLTLSRPTSQPGGGFSKSGFGGETAWVSGEREASLFRETSSRTKFPNFGDLELDRQDDFSVFSHSLSEISSDIAELLTQVDRLVRRMDSDVDDFTKLTRGLQDEITRARMVPIGNLYTRLSRAARDAAKASGKQVELALSGAETELDNNIIQQISDPLIHLVRNAVAHGVERGVDRYHAGKSEVGKVAVRAYPRGNHIFIEVEDDGHGIDFDRVRNTAVEAGLVSAADAPKLSERELLEFLFHPGFSTAPHKTELAGRGVGLDVVRANLNALNAEIEVDTQKLLGTRFTLKVPLTLIISQALFVRCGSSTFAFPLAFVEEIRRVKINDLEESDGKLFTKVREVVTEVVRLDALLQLEPVEPVNDHYRMVMVSASGRQVGVIVEDVLRQDEIVVKSLGEYLRNVKLFPGTTIAPDGTLILLVDLNRLLVGESAERRPLMAHTHPNVTRIYAPEMAAAVHSSVPAAATDVVAEEKVIILADDSISVRKFVGRMLEKAGYRVKLASDGLEALEMLGRSNCDLLITDLEMPRTNGYELLALLREQPEINRVPVVVVTSRAGVKYREHALKEGAAAFLVKPVQEEQLIAVVNELTDLKQKKKTTAPAANMNIAHTASELAKNLLQDRVSQNPVPNG; encoded by the coding sequence ATGAAAAAAACGCCTCCCCATCGTCTTGCGCCATCCGCGGAAACCTTTCTGCACAACGCTTCCAAGCATTTGCAATTTCTGCGCGAGTATTCCGGCCTTCTGCTGGATCCCTATCCCATGCCGGAAGATATTGAGCGGCTTTTCGTTTCGGCGCAGACCTTGCGGGAGAGTGCTGCTTCCAGTGGCTTCCCGCTATTTTCCGAAATTGCCGGCAAGCTGGCGCACATCTTTCAGTACGCCATGAATACGACCCTGGGAGCAGATGCGACCGCGCCGATCGTGGAGTTTATCTCAGAAGCCGGCGCTCTCCTCGAGTCTGATCTTCTGATGATCAACACCAACGGAGTTGAGACAACCGAAGACATCAATGCCTTCCGCAAGAAGTATCCATTTGCGTTCAAGCAGCAGGGACCGGCGGTTGCTTCCAAGACCGGAAAAGCTGTGCCTTCAGCCGCAGGCGCTGCCCTATGGCAGGGAGTCGCGGAAGAGCCGATTATTTCTGCTGCACCGCAGGCGGAAATTCAAATTGCCGACCTGCCCCCGGATGGCGAAATATCCCAGGAAGTCCTGGAGTTTTTTATTCCTGAAGCAGAAGAACATCTCCAGGTTGTGACCGAGTGCCTGCTCTCGCTTGAAGCCAATCCACACGCCAATGAAGACATTCATCGTCTTTTTCGCGCAATTCATACGGTGAAGGGCGCAGCGGCACAAGTAGGATGGCGGCGCATTGCGCGCGTGGCCCATCGCGCAGAAGACCTGGTAGGCCGTCTGCGTGACGGATTGCTGCCACCCAGCGCTGAAATTGTGGATATCTGCCTGGAATCGGTAGATGTCCTGAAAAAGATCCTCTACAAACAATGGCCGGATGAAACCACGCTGCAGCTCTCGGTCAAGTTGCTGCTGATTCGCATCGCGAGCCTCGCCCCGGAAGAAGCTCCAGAACAAGCTGCAGAGACCGAAGCGAAATCTAAAGCTGCCGAGCCAGGAAAAAAATCCGCGTCAGCAAAAAAATCCGCCGCAGCTTCCGTTGAACCAGCTCCGACTCAACCTCCGCAGCCTTTCGCTCGCATCGAGATGAAACGGCCGCGCACAGAGAAGAATCTAGCCGCGAAAGAAGAAATCCGGATTTTGCCTGCCGCCCGCCTGGATGAGCCTATCGCTTTGCCGCTGTCTAAGTCTGTCCGCATCTCTCTCGAGCGCCTGGACCAGATGTTGAATGCGGTAGGCGAGTTGGTGATCAACCGCACGCGTATGCGCGGACGCATGGCCGAGCTGGCGCGCTTGGCCGATGCCCTCAATTTCACCAGGGAACGCATCTCCGAAAAAATCTCCGAGTTCCAGGAAAAATACGAGTTCGGCAAACTCACTCTCTCCCGTCCAACCTCGCAGCCGGGAGGCGGTTTCAGTAAATCCGGCTTTGGCGGTGAGACGGCCTGGGTGAGCGGCGAGCGCGAAGCCTCCCTATTTCGGGAAACCTCCAGCCGCACCAAGTTTCCCAATTTCGGCGATTTGGAGCTGGATCGCCAAGACGACTTCAGCGTTTTTTCCCACTCGCTCTCAGAAATTTCGTCGGATATCGCAGAGCTTCTGACCCAAGTGGATCGTCTGGTGCGCCGCATGGATTCCGACGTGGACGATTTCACCAAGCTTACCCGTGGTCTGCAGGATGAGATCACGCGAGCGCGTATGGTGCCCATCGGCAATCTCTATACCCGCCTTTCGCGCGCCGCCCGCGATGCCGCCAAGGCCAGCGGCAAGCAGGTGGAGCTTGCGCTCTCTGGCGCAGAGACCGAGCTCGACAACAACATCATCCAGCAGATTTCCGATCCGCTCATTCACCTGGTACGCAACGCAGTGGCCCACGGCGTGGAGCGCGGCGTAGACCGTTATCACGCCGGAAAAAGTGAAGTCGGCAAGGTGGCCGTGCGCGCCTATCCTCGTGGCAACCACATTTTTATTGAGGTGGAAGACGACGGCCATGGCATTGATTTTGACCGCGTACGCAACACGGCAGTCGAGGCAGGACTGGTAAGCGCCGCAGACGCGCCCAAGCTGAGTGAGCGCGAATTGCTGGAGTTTCTCTTTCATCCCGGCTTCTCTACCGCTCCTCATAAGACCGAGCTGGCCGGACGCGGCGTTGGTTTAGACGTTGTGCGCGCCAACCTGAATGCCTTGAATGCCGAGATTGAAGTGGATACGCAAAAGTTGCTGGGCACGCGTTTCACCCTCAAGGTTCCCCTGACGCTTATCATCTCGCAGGCGCTTTTCGTACGCTGCGGCAGCTCTACCTTTGCTTTCCCGCTGGCTTTTGTGGAAGAGATTCGTCGCGTGAAGATCAACGACCTTGAAGAATCCGACGGCAAGCTGTTTACCAAGGTCCGCGAGGTTGTGACCGAAGTCGTGCGGCTTGATGCGCTCCTTCAACTGGAACCGGTTGAGCCGGTCAACGACCACTATCGCATGGTGATGGTCAGTGCCAGCGGACGGCAGGTAGGCGTAATTGTTGAAGACGTTCTCCGCCAGGATGAAATCGTGGTCAAGAGCTTGGGTGAATATCTGCGCAACGTGAAATTGTTCCCCGGAACTACGATCGCTCCCGATGGCACTTTGATTCTGTTGGTTGATCTGAACCGGTTGCTGGTGGGTGAATCTGCCGAGCGGCGTCCGCTGATGGCCCACACCCATCCTAATGTAACGCGGATTTACGCTCCCGAAATGGCCGCCGCGGTCCACAGCTCTGTTCCCGCAGCGGCTACCGATGTTGTGGCCGAAGAAAAAGTCATTATTCTTGCTGATGACTCCATCAGCGTACGCAAGTTTGTCGGCCGTATGTTGGAAAAAGCCGGCTACCGCGTCAAGCTCGCCTCCGACGGCCTGGAGGCGCTGGAAATGCTGGGCCGCAGCAACTGTGACTTGCTGATTACCGACCTCGAGATGCCTCGTACCAACGGATACGAGCTGCTGGCCCTGCTTCGCGAGCAACCTGAGATTAATCGTGTTCCTGTCGTGGTCGTAACCTCCCGCGCCGGTGTCAAATATAGGGAGCACGCTCTCAAGGAAGGCGCCGCCGCGTTCCTGGTGAAGCCCGTGCAAGAGGAGCAATTAATCGCGGTCGTGAACGAGTTGACTGACCTGAAACAAAAGAAGAAAACAACCGCACCTGCAGCCAACATGAATATTGCGCACACCGCCAGTGAATTGGCCAAAAATCTGTTGCAGGACCGCGTCTCTCAGAATCCGGTCCCGAACGGCTGA
- a CDS encoding protein-glutamate O-methyltransferase CheR yields MTEKNQSANVTVTGHELSEVCAHIAERSGILFDNSQERHFPVRIHEYMRARKMPHVSDLLRVVRASSLEYDELLEHLLAQETHFLRHPSVFTVFEKKVLREMHQKKFWENPRSLRIWSAGCATGEEPYSIAMGICDSLEFAGAWNIHILATDISRKSLQQAERGLYSAQSLVALSPRQKETYFTRLGDQYLVRPQVRNMVSFAQMNLTQSVYMGRFDIIFCVNVLNYFSETRRAALVHRFYEYLESGGYLFVGHEEPIPRASGKFEASTHGDFILYQKPIAPKPSKGVHGMARHNGKAERKAEREKNA; encoded by the coding sequence ATGACGGAAAAAAACCAATCCGCGAACGTGACCGTGACCGGGCATGAGCTTTCCGAGGTCTGCGCGCATATTGCAGAACGTTCTGGAATTCTTTTCGACAATTCCCAGGAGCGTCACTTCCCAGTCCGGATTCACGAATACATGCGCGCAAGAAAAATGCCGCATGTCTCAGACCTGCTGCGCGTTGTGCGTGCTTCCAGCCTGGAATACGATGAGCTGCTGGAACACCTGCTGGCCCAGGAAACTCATTTCTTGCGCCATCCTTCCGTTTTCACCGTATTCGAAAAAAAGGTGCTGCGCGAGATGCACCAGAAAAAGTTCTGGGAGAATCCCCGCAGCCTGCGAATATGGAGCGCAGGATGCGCCACCGGTGAGGAACCTTATTCCATCGCCATGGGGATTTGCGATTCGCTGGAGTTTGCCGGCGCCTGGAACATTCACATTCTGGCCACCGACATCAGCCGAAAATCTCTGCAACAGGCTGAGCGCGGTCTTTATTCGGCGCAGTCGCTTGTGGCGCTCAGTCCCCGGCAAAAAGAAACGTATTTCACCCGGCTGGGTGATCAATACCTGGTTCGGCCCCAGGTGCGCAACATGGTCTCCTTCGCGCAAATGAATTTGACGCAATCCGTGTATATGGGCCGCTTCGACATTATCTTTTGCGTCAATGTGCTGAATTACTTCAGTGAGACGCGCCGCGCTGCGCTGGTCCACCGTTTTTACGAGTACCTCGAATCCGGAGGATATCTTTTTGTTGGGCACGAAGAGCCCATCCCCAGGGCGAGTGGAAAATTCGAGGCCTCGACGCACGGTGATTTCATTCTGTACCAGAAACCGATTGCACCCAAACCCAGCAAGGGCGTGCACGGGATGGCTCGCCACAACGGAAAGGCTGAACGGAAAGCCGAACGGGAGAAGAACGCATGA